A single window of Pseudomonadota bacterium DNA harbors:
- a CDS encoding aminotransferase class V-fold PLP-dependent enzyme, with protein MHGAALRRREFIEQAAAGVLLGVASRARVAKANERVRGADARRLARDETYWREIRQAFSVSRSVINLNNAGVCPCPRIVTNAVVDHIWEQEKVPPHTAFTTRGPRMEVVRAKLARLFGCGAEEIAITRNATESLQIVLLGVPLARGDEVLTTTHEYWAMLNALEQRRRRDGIRVKKVDVPVPPRSPGALVRLFERGLTDRTKLILVSHPVNLTGQLFPVKRICELAHARGIEVIVDGAQSFGQLDYKQADLGCDYFGTSLHKWLMAPKGTGMLFVRRNKIEKTWPLLPASPDLIDNVRKFEAIGTAPATPLAIGEAIAFHNGIGAKRKEERLRYLTHYWAKRLRALSGVRLHTSLDPRMSCAIATLQIRELPPAAIVEHLWQKHRILTANVSKRVPALKGVRVSPSLHNTIEELDHFCNVMEGIARRGLPAAG; from the coding sequence ATGCATGGAGCAGCGCTGCGACGTCGCGAATTCATCGAGCAAGCGGCGGCGGGTGTGCTGCTGGGGGTAGCCAGCCGCGCGCGGGTCGCCAAGGCAAACGAGAGGGTCAGGGGAGCGGATGCCAGGCGTCTGGCGCGGGACGAGACCTACTGGAGGGAAATACGCCAGGCGTTCAGCGTGAGCCGGAGCGTGATCAACCTGAACAACGCGGGCGTCTGTCCCTGTCCGCGCATCGTCACCAACGCGGTGGTGGACCACATCTGGGAGCAGGAGAAGGTGCCGCCGCATACAGCGTTCACGACGCGAGGGCCGCGCATGGAGGTGGTTCGAGCAAAGCTGGCGAGGCTGTTCGGATGCGGCGCCGAGGAGATCGCGATCACGCGCAATGCCACCGAGTCGCTGCAGATAGTGCTGCTCGGCGTGCCGCTGGCGCGCGGCGACGAGGTGCTCACGACGACGCACGAGTACTGGGCCATGCTGAACGCGCTGGAGCAACGTCGCCGCCGCGACGGAATCCGGGTCAAGAAGGTCGATGTGCCGGTTCCGCCCCGTTCCCCAGGGGCCCTGGTCCGGCTTTTCGAGCGAGGCCTGACGGACAGGACCAAGTTGATCCTGGTGTCTCACCCCGTCAACCTCACGGGTCAGCTGTTTCCAGTCAAGCGCATTTGTGAGCTCGCTCATGCCCGCGGTATCGAGGTCATCGTAGACGGCGCGCAGTCGTTCGGACAGCTGGATTACAAGCAGGCCGACCTCGGCTGCGATTACTTTGGCACCAGTCTGCACAAGTGGCTCATGGCGCCCAAGGGTACGGGCATGCTGTTCGTGCGCAGGAACAAGATCGAAAAGACCTGGCCGCTCCTGCCTGCATCGCCCGACCTGATCGACAACGTGCGCAAGTTCGAGGCCATCGGCACCGCACCTGCGACTCCGCTCGCTATCGGTGAGGCGATCGCCTTCCATAACGGGATCGGTGCCAAGCGAAAGGAAGAGCGCTTGCGCTACCTGACGCACTATTGGGCCAAGCGTTTACGCGCTCTTTCGGGAGTGCGCCTGCACACTTCGCTGGACCCTCGGATGAGCTGCGCCATTGCGACGCTGCAGATACGGGAACTGCCGCCGGCTGCGATCGTCGAGCATCTATGGCAAAAGCACCGGATCCTGACCGCGAACGTGTCCAAGCGCGTGCCGGCGCTCAAGGGGGTCCGCGTGAGCCCGAGCCTTCACAACACAATC